A single genomic interval of Anopheles marshallii chromosome 2, idAnoMarsDA_429_01, whole genome shotgun sequence harbors:
- the LOC128709252 gene encoding uncharacterized protein LOC128709252, with translation MKAEVIRSYTAVRLTVFICCIGMAAGRIIHRISDYNAPMAEPVRQCRAICLANHLHEEINNIVVTDECTDRPNCFMCWDYCKLLHEEKRIVRDLMCSDVICYSGCKTACKYYGGFFRNVKPIALLRTLAIPAIGHQTSRYDVEPSAT, from the exons ATGAAGGCCGAAGTAATTCGCTCGTACACAGCCGTACGTCTAACTGTGTTCATCTGCTGCATTGGAATGGCCGCAGGGAGGATAATTCACCGGATTAGTGATTACAATGCCCCGATGGCGGAACCAGTGCGTCAGTGTCGTGCAATCTGCTTGGCAAACCATTTGCACGAGGAGATCAACAACATCGTCGTAACGGATGAGTGTACCGATCGACCCAACTGCTTCATGTGTTGGGATTATTGCAAGCTACTGCACGAGGAGAAGCGTATCGTGCGCGATTTGATGTGCAGTGATGTGATTTGT TACTCGGGATGTAAGACAGCCTGCAAATACTACGGAGGTTTCTTTCGAAACGTGAAACCGATAGCTTTGTTAAGGACCCTCGCTATACCGGCTATCGGACATCAGACGAGTCGCTACGACGTCGAACCCAGTGCAACCTAA